A stretch of Hyalangium gracile DNA encodes these proteins:
- a CDS encoding glucoamylase family protein produces the protein MERPGRRSLLSAMAVALLLASALAGCARNALDPSPSPSATRLSEQELLEDLEARTFRFFWETANPENGLIPDRHPSPSFSSIAAVGFGLTAYGIGVERGYVSREAARDRTLTTLRFLHSAPQGPEPSGVSGHRGFFYHFLEMKTGHRFETNELSTVDTALLLGGVLFAQSYFDGDSPQEAEIRKLADELYRRVDWRWAQARPPAISHGWSPEAGFIAYDWKGYNEAMLLVLLALGSPTFPVEPNAWQEWVSDYGKDWGSFFGQEHLSFPPLFGHQYSHVWVDFRGIQDDYMRARGMDYFENSRRATYAQRTYAMSQPGSWKGYGQDVWGLTACDGPADVELDYQGQRRRFRGYAARGPGLHDDGTLAPTAAAASIPFAPEIAIPAVMEMHRRYGEHIYSTYGFLDSFNPSFTYDVPLQEGRRVPGFGWVADDYLGIDQGPIIAMLENHRSELVWRVMRKNPYLRAGLERAGFQGGWLGEKQ, from the coding sequence ATGGAACGCCCCGGCCGCCGCTCCCTGCTCTCCGCCATGGCCGTCGCGCTGCTCCTTGCGAGCGCGCTGGCGGGCTGCGCTCGCAATGCGCTGGACCCGAGCCCCTCCCCGAGCGCCACGCGGCTCTCCGAGCAGGAGCTGCTGGAGGACCTGGAGGCGCGCACGTTCCGCTTCTTCTGGGAGACGGCGAACCCGGAGAACGGGCTGATCCCGGATCGCCATCCGAGCCCGTCCTTCAGCAGCATCGCCGCGGTGGGCTTCGGGCTGACGGCGTACGGCATCGGCGTGGAGCGCGGCTACGTGAGCCGGGAGGCGGCTCGAGATCGCACGCTCACCACCCTGCGCTTCCTCCACTCCGCGCCGCAGGGGCCCGAGCCCAGCGGCGTGAGCGGACACCGGGGGTTCTTCTATCACTTCCTGGAGATGAAGACGGGGCACCGCTTCGAGACGAACGAGCTCTCCACCGTCGATACCGCCCTGCTCCTCGGAGGGGTGCTGTTCGCGCAGTCCTACTTCGACGGGGACTCGCCGCAGGAAGCGGAGATCCGGAAGCTGGCCGACGAGCTCTATCGCAGGGTGGACTGGCGCTGGGCGCAGGCCCGCCCGCCCGCCATCTCCCATGGCTGGTCACCCGAGGCGGGCTTCATCGCCTATGACTGGAAGGGCTACAACGAGGCGATGCTGCTGGTGCTCCTCGCCCTGGGCTCGCCGACGTTCCCCGTCGAGCCGAATGCCTGGCAGGAGTGGGTCTCCGACTACGGGAAGGACTGGGGCTCCTTCTTCGGCCAGGAGCACCTGAGCTTCCCGCCCCTCTTCGGGCACCAGTACAGCCACGTGTGGGTGGACTTCCGCGGCATCCAGGACGACTACATGCGCGCCCGCGGGATGGACTACTTCGAGAACAGCCGCCGCGCCACGTATGCCCAGCGCACGTATGCGATGAGTCAGCCGGGCAGCTGGAAGGGGTATGGCCAGGACGTCTGGGGACTGACGGCCTGCGACGGGCCCGCGGACGTGGAGCTCGACTACCAGGGCCAGCGGCGGAGGTTCCGCGGCTACGCGGCCCGAGGCCCGGGGCTCCATGACGATGGGACCCTGGCACCTACCGCGGCGGCCGCGTCCATCCCGTTCGCACCCGAGATTGCCATCCCGGCCGTCATGGAGATGCATCGCCGCTATGGCGAGCACATCTACTCCACCTACGGCTTCCTGGACTCGTTCAACCCCAGCTTTACCTACGATGTCCCGCTCCAGGAGGGCCGCCGGGTGCCTGGCTTCGGCTGGGTGGCCGACGACTATCTCGGGATCGACCAGGGCCCCATCATCGCCATGCTCGAGAACCATCGGAGCGAGCTCGTGTGGCGGGTGATGCGCAAGAACCCCTACCTCCGTGCAGGCCTCGAGCGGGCGGGGTTCCAGGGCGGATGGCTCGGGGAGAAGCAGTGA
- a CDS encoding sugar ABC transporter substrate-binding protein: MTLAGAEQAVRCLSIAALVCGLASCARPDSGEIVLEFWAMGREGEVVAELTRDFEARHRGIRVNVQQLPWQGAHEKLLTAFVGDATPDLAQMGNTWVPEFATLGALAPLEPLASASALVEQGDYFPGIWDTNVIDGRLFGVPWYVDTRLLFYRRDLLAQAGFSQPPRSWEEWRRMLVAIKRLPGAEHYSILVPLNEFEPLLLLGLQQDEPLLREGGRWGNFRSPGFRRALGFYLELFEQELAPRATNTQIANVWNEFARGYFAFYITGPWNIGEFKRRLPPELAGSWMTAPLPGPSGPGLSNAGGSSLVMFANSSRKEAAWKLIEYLSQPEVQRRFYALSGDLPPRRSSWEGSELGGDVYAAAFREQLERVEPTPKVPEWERIATELRVVAEQAAHGALTADAAVSELDARADRILEKRRWILAREAGE, from the coding sequence GTGACGCTGGCGGGCGCGGAGCAGGCCGTTCGCTGCCTCTCCATCGCCGCGCTCGTGTGTGGCCTGGCCTCCTGTGCCCGGCCTGACTCGGGCGAGATCGTGCTCGAGTTCTGGGCGATGGGTCGGGAAGGCGAAGTGGTGGCCGAGCTGACGCGTGACTTCGAGGCCCGTCACCGCGGAATCCGCGTCAACGTGCAGCAGCTGCCCTGGCAGGGCGCTCACGAGAAGCTGCTGACGGCCTTCGTGGGCGATGCCACGCCCGACCTGGCGCAGATGGGCAACACCTGGGTCCCCGAGTTCGCCACGCTCGGAGCGCTCGCTCCCCTGGAGCCGCTCGCCTCGGCGTCGGCGCTCGTCGAGCAGGGGGACTACTTCCCCGGCATCTGGGACACCAACGTCATCGATGGGCGGCTCTTCGGTGTCCCCTGGTATGTCGACACGCGGCTGCTCTTCTATCGGAGGGACCTGCTGGCCCAGGCCGGCTTCAGCCAGCCACCCAGGAGCTGGGAGGAGTGGCGGCGGATGCTCGTGGCCATCAAGCGGCTGCCCGGCGCGGAGCACTATTCGATCCTGGTGCCGCTCAACGAGTTCGAGCCGCTGCTCCTGCTCGGGCTCCAGCAGGACGAGCCGCTCCTGCGCGAGGGCGGCCGGTGGGGCAACTTCCGCAGCCCGGGCTTCCGGCGCGCCCTGGGCTTCTACCTGGAGCTGTTCGAGCAGGAGCTGGCTCCGCGCGCGACCAACACCCAGATCGCGAACGTCTGGAACGAGTTTGCCCGCGGGTACTTCGCCTTCTACATCACCGGCCCCTGGAACATCGGCGAGTTCAAGCGCCGTCTTCCCCCGGAGCTCGCGGGGAGCTGGATGACCGCTCCGCTGCCCGGCCCCAGCGGACCGGGACTGTCGAATGCGGGCGGCTCGAGCCTGGTGATGTTCGCGAACTCCTCGCGCAAGGAGGCGGCCTGGAAGCTCATCGAGTACCTGTCGCAGCCCGAGGTTCAGCGTCGCTTCTATGCCCTCTCCGGCGACCTGCCGCCCCGGCGGTCGAGCTGGGAGGGCTCGGAGCTCGGCGGTGATGTCTACGCCGCCGCGTTCCGGGAGCAGCTCGAGCGCGTCGAGCCGACTCCCAAGGTGCCGGAGTGGGAGCGCATCGCCACCGAGCTGAGAGTCGTCGCCGAGCAGGCGGCCCATGGAGCCCTCACGGCCGACGCCGCGGTCTCGGAGCTGGATGCCCGTGCAGACCGCATCCTGGAGAAGCGGCGCTGGATCCTGGCGCGGGAGGCTGGCGAGTGA
- a CDS encoding carbohydrate ABC transporter permease, which produces MKAAHAGWVFVSPALFMIAVFFLLPVLAALGLSLTDFDIYALARLDNLRFVGGGNYLRLLQTPLFWKALGNTLFFVIVGVPLSIVASLAAALLLHSAVARGKAIFRTALFAPVVTTLVAVAVIWNYLLHTRYGLINEVLGWVGISPIDWLGDPRWSMPAIILFAVWKNAGFNMVIFLAALQSIPEELYEASRIEGATALQQLRFVTLPSLAPTMVLVSILTMAGYFQLFAEPYVMTQGGPLQSTTSVLYFMYEEGFKWWNLGSASAVAFLLFLLMFAVTLLQSFALRRWSEP; this is translated from the coding sequence GTGAAGGCCGCGCACGCCGGGTGGGTGTTCGTGTCGCCCGCCCTGTTCATGATTGCCGTCTTCTTCCTCCTGCCGGTCCTCGCCGCGCTGGGCCTCAGCCTGACGGACTTCGACATCTACGCCCTGGCCCGGCTCGACAACCTCCGCTTCGTCGGGGGCGGCAACTACCTGCGCCTGCTGCAGACGCCCCTCTTCTGGAAGGCGCTCGGCAACACGCTCTTCTTCGTCATCGTCGGCGTTCCGCTCTCCATCGTGGCCTCGCTGGCCGCGGCGCTGCTCCTCCACTCGGCGGTGGCTCGCGGCAAGGCGATCTTCCGGACGGCGCTCTTCGCTCCAGTCGTCACCACCCTGGTCGCTGTCGCGGTGATCTGGAACTACCTGCTGCACACCCGCTACGGCCTCATCAACGAGGTGCTCGGGTGGGTCGGCATCTCCCCCATCGACTGGCTCGGAGATCCCCGCTGGTCCATGCCGGCGATCATCCTGTTCGCGGTGTGGAAGAACGCCGGCTTCAACATGGTGATCTTCCTGGCCGCGCTCCAGAGCATCCCCGAGGAGCTGTACGAGGCCTCGCGCATCGAGGGCGCCACGGCGCTCCAGCAGCTGCGCTTCGTCACCCTGCCCTCGCTCGCGCCCACGATGGTGCTGGTCAGCATCCTGACCATGGCGGGGTACTTCCAGCTCTTCGCGGAGCCCTACGTGATGACGCAGGGAGGCCCCCTGCAGAGCACGACCAGCGTCCTGTATTTCATGTACGAGGAGGGCTTCAAGTGGTGGAACCTGGGCTCCGCCTCGGCGGTGGCCTTCCTCCTCTTCCTGCTGATGTTCGCCGTCACCCTGCTGCAGTCCTTCGCCCTTCGCCGCTGGAGTGAGCCATGA
- a CDS encoding carbohydrate ABC transporter permease, producing the protein MRPQPRALLVNAALLAAAVVSLGPLAWMVSVSFMAPGEASSSPPPLLPRAATLENYHQLFARTGMGRGFANSLFLATAATLLALCFNVTAGYAFAKLRFAGRERIFRLLLGALIIPAQVAMIPLFLLLKQLGLVNTYLGVLLPSVANVFGIFLVRQYALSIPDELLEAARIDGAGEFRLFWSIVLPSLSPILVTLAIFTFLGSWNDFLWPLIVLTDDDRHTLPVALASLTREHVQDSELMMAGGVITVLPVLVLFLVLQRYYIQGLLAGSIKG; encoded by the coding sequence ATGAGGCCGCAGCCACGGGCCCTCCTGGTGAATGCGGCCCTGCTCGCGGCCGCCGTGGTCAGCCTGGGCCCGCTGGCGTGGATGGTGTCTGTGTCCTTCATGGCCCCGGGAGAGGCGAGCAGCTCTCCCCCGCCGCTGCTGCCTCGCGCGGCCACGCTCGAGAACTACCACCAGCTCTTCGCGCGGACAGGCATGGGCCGCGGCTTCGCCAACAGCCTGTTCCTGGCCACCGCGGCCACCCTGCTGGCGCTGTGCTTCAACGTCACCGCGGGCTATGCGTTCGCCAAGCTGCGCTTCGCCGGCCGTGAGCGCATCTTCCGGCTGCTGCTGGGGGCGCTCATCATCCCCGCCCAGGTCGCCATGATTCCCCTCTTCCTGCTGCTCAAGCAGCTGGGGCTCGTCAACACGTACCTGGGCGTGCTGCTGCCGTCGGTGGCCAATGTCTTCGGCATCTTCCTGGTGCGCCAGTACGCGCTCTCCATCCCCGACGAGCTGCTCGAGGCGGCGCGCATCGACGGTGCCGGCGAGTTCCGCCTCTTCTGGTCGATCGTGCTCCCCTCCCTCAGCCCCATCCTCGTGACCCTGGCCATCTTCACCTTCCTGGGCTCATGGAATGACTTCCTCTGGCCGCTCATCGTCCTCACGGATGACGACCGCCACACGCTCCCCGTCGCGCTGGCTTCACTGACGCGCGAGCACGTGCAGGACAGCGAGCTGATGATGGCAGGCGGCGTCATCACCGTGCTGCCTGTCCTGGTGCTGTTCCTCGTGCTGCAGCGCTACTACATCCAGGGCCTCCTCGCGGGGAGCATCAAGGGATGA
- a CDS encoding GH1 family beta-glucosidase, translated as MTKNIEFPRGFLWGSATSAYQIEGSPLADGAGPSIWERFMHTPGLTPSGDNGDVACDHYRRYASDVALMRELGMQAYRFSVAWSRILPEGKGAVNPAGLDFYDRLVDALLANGIEPIITLFHWDLPAALDDRGGWLNPDIAGWFADYGTTLFRRLDDRVKKWATLNEPWVVSDGGYLHGALAPGHKNLFEAPIASRNLMRAHGAAVQAYRASGKHQIGLVVNLEPKYPASESEADLAATARADAYMNRQYLDPALLGTCPDKELTEVFGAAWQPWSEEALKLTRQPIDFLGVNYYTRNVTRSDERSWPQRAAPVRQKQATYTETGWEVFAQGLLDTLHMVKKRYGPIPIYITENGAAFFDPPVAEGNRIRDPLRIDYLRKHLTAVHTAIQQGVDVRGYMLWSLFDNLEWSLGFSKRFGIVHVDFESLKRTPKDSARFYSRVIATNGAALNEEPDA; from the coding sequence ATGACCAAGAACATCGAATTTCCACGCGGATTTCTCTGGGGCAGTGCCACCTCGGCCTATCAGATCGAAGGCTCTCCGCTCGCCGACGGCGCGGGGCCCAGCATCTGGGAGCGCTTCATGCACACGCCCGGCCTGACGCCCAGCGGCGACAACGGCGATGTGGCCTGCGATCACTACCGGCGCTACGCCAGCGACGTGGCGCTCATGCGCGAGCTCGGGATGCAGGCGTACCGCTTCAGCGTCGCCTGGAGCCGCATCCTCCCCGAGGGCAAGGGCGCCGTGAACCCGGCCGGCCTCGACTTCTACGACAGGCTGGTGGACGCGCTGCTGGCGAATGGCATCGAGCCGATCATCACCCTCTTCCACTGGGATCTGCCCGCCGCGCTCGATGACCGGGGCGGCTGGCTCAACCCGGACATCGCGGGCTGGTTCGCCGACTACGGCACCACGCTGTTCCGCCGGCTCGACGACCGCGTGAAGAAGTGGGCGACCCTGAACGAGCCCTGGGTCGTCTCCGACGGCGGCTACCTGCACGGCGCGCTCGCCCCGGGCCACAAGAACCTCTTCGAGGCGCCCATCGCCTCGCGGAACCTCATGCGCGCGCACGGCGCGGCGGTCCAGGCCTATCGCGCCTCGGGCAAGCACCAGATCGGCCTGGTGGTGAACCTGGAGCCCAAGTATCCCGCCTCGGAGAGCGAGGCGGACCTGGCGGCCACTGCTCGCGCGGACGCGTACATGAACCGGCAGTACCTGGATCCCGCGCTGCTGGGGACCTGCCCGGACAAGGAGCTGACCGAGGTCTTCGGCGCGGCGTGGCAGCCCTGGTCGGAGGAGGCGCTGAAGCTGACGCGGCAGCCCATCGACTTCCTCGGCGTCAACTACTACACGCGCAACGTGACGCGCTCCGACGAGCGCTCCTGGCCCCAGCGGGCCGCGCCGGTGCGACAGAAGCAGGCCACGTACACCGAGACGGGATGGGAGGTGTTCGCCCAGGGCCTCCTCGACACGCTCCACATGGTGAAGAAGCGCTACGGCCCGATTCCCATCTACATCACCGAGAACGGCGCCGCCTTCTTCGATCCTCCTGTCGCCGAGGGCAACCGCATCCGGGATCCGCTGCGCATCGACTACCTGCGCAAGCACCTGACCGCCGTCCACACCGCCATCCAGCAGGGCGTGGATGTGCGTGGCTACATGCTCTGGTCCCTGTTCGACAACCTCGAGTGGTCGCTCGGCTTCTCCAAGCGGTTCGGCATCGTCCACGTCGACTTCGAGAGCCTCAAGCGCACCCCCAAGGACAGCGCTCGCTTCTACTCGCGCGTCATCGCCACCAACGGCGCGGCCCTGAACGAGGAGCCGGACGCCTGA
- a CDS encoding DUF5011 domain-containing protein, giving the protein MRWGLHSNRGTSRFTWALTGLNLLLATACGGELPPEEEMPLTSQASSLDSCTSPDVTPPTVLCQPEGGLMNCSGYGYFTQPSELLYFSDNCGTIWSSWSLGTLYSGTTSTGLTLWDAAGNQGSCSTTWRVIDIYPPSLTLNGDAQVVLPYGTRYIDPGAYASDSCDGQRNFQRSGDYNTYQPGIYPLTYTVADGAGHITQRTRLLTVLPQTDCTAQLSAPVLALQGRDEETLECGRNSWSEPGALAADACGAVTVHTYNSGQDPYGPGPNWRAEGRYTVQYMAWNGQGTTSAERTVIVKDTLPPTLRLKGDMRMTHTCGSNWVDPGVTATDDCYGDVSYSVQTAGFVNGWAEGTYTVHYWTMDPGGRKSNLQKRVVEVIDCPW; this is encoded by the coding sequence ATGCGATGGGGACTGCATTCGAACCGTGGAACGAGCCGATTCACCTGGGCGTTGACGGGGCTGAACCTCCTGCTGGCCACAGCCTGCGGCGGGGAGCTGCCCCCCGAGGAGGAGATGCCGCTGACCAGCCAGGCCTCGAGCCTGGACAGCTGCACATCGCCGGACGTGACGCCTCCCACGGTGCTTTGCCAGCCCGAGGGCGGCCTCATGAACTGCTCCGGCTATGGTTACTTCACCCAGCCCTCCGAGCTGCTCTACTTCAGCGACAACTGCGGCACCATCTGGTCGAGCTGGAGCCTGGGCACGCTCTACTCCGGGACCACGAGCACCGGCCTCACGCTGTGGGACGCGGCGGGCAATCAAGGCAGCTGCTCGACGACGTGGAGGGTGATCGACATCTACCCGCCCAGCCTCACGCTGAACGGCGACGCGCAGGTCGTCCTGCCTTATGGAACGCGCTACATCGATCCAGGGGCCTACGCGAGTGACAGCTGCGATGGGCAGAGGAACTTCCAGCGCTCGGGCGACTACAACACCTACCAGCCGGGCATCTACCCGCTCACCTACACCGTGGCGGACGGGGCCGGCCACATCACCCAGCGCACGCGCCTGCTGACCGTGCTCCCGCAGACGGACTGCACGGCACAGCTCTCCGCGCCGGTGCTCGCGCTCCAGGGCCGCGATGAGGAGACGCTGGAGTGCGGCCGCAACTCCTGGAGCGAGCCAGGGGCCCTGGCCGCGGACGCGTGTGGCGCGGTGACGGTGCACACCTACAACTCGGGACAGGATCCGTACGGCCCTGGCCCCAACTGGAGGGCCGAGGGGCGCTACACGGTACAGTACATGGCGTGGAACGGGCAGGGGACGACGTCCGCCGAGCGCACGGTGATCGTGAAGGACACCCTGCCGCCGACGCTCCGCCTCAAGGGCGACATGCGGATGACGCACACGTGCGGCAGCAACTGGGTGGACCCGGGCGTCACGGCCACGGACGACTGCTACGGGGATGTCTCGTACTCCGTGCAGACCGCCGGCTTCGTGAACGGCTGGGCCGAGGGTACGTACACGGTGCACTACTGGACGATGGATCCCGGCGGCCGCAAGTCCAACCTCCAGAAGCGCGTGGTGGAGGTCATCGACTGCCCCTGGTAG
- a CDS encoding DsbA family protein has product MKSFLSAGAAAAAFLGLSTLAVAGTPSSPNPDDCKERPRAEASEKQVIPATPRADAPALGRADAKVTVEVWSDFECSFCARGAETVKALREKYGEQLRIVFRHNPLPLHKQARLAAIAAMAAHEQGKFWEYHDALFANQSALDRASLEALAGKLKLDMDRFRRALDSSTWTNYVDMDLAEGQRRRLAGTPTFFVNGKPIIGARPLSVFAETIDAELQR; this is encoded by the coding sequence ATGAAGTCGTTCCTGTCCGCCGGCGCGGCTGCCGCCGCGTTCCTGGGGCTGTCCACGCTCGCCGTCGCCGGCACGCCGTCCTCTCCGAATCCCGACGACTGCAAGGAGCGTCCCCGCGCGGAGGCCAGCGAGAAGCAGGTCATCCCAGCCACTCCTCGCGCGGATGCGCCGGCGCTGGGGCGCGCGGACGCCAAGGTGACGGTGGAGGTGTGGTCGGACTTCGAGTGCTCGTTCTGCGCTCGCGGGGCCGAGACCGTCAAGGCCCTGCGCGAGAAGTACGGGGAGCAGCTGCGCATCGTCTTCCGGCACAACCCGCTGCCGCTCCACAAGCAGGCGCGGCTGGCGGCCATCGCGGCCATGGCCGCGCATGAGCAGGGGAAGTTCTGGGAGTACCACGACGCGCTCTTCGCCAACCAGAGCGCCCTGGACCGGGCCTCGCTGGAGGCGCTGGCCGGCAAGCTGAAGCTGGACATGGACCGCTTCCGGCGCGCGCTGGACTCGAGCACCTGGACCAACTACGTGGACATGGATCTGGCGGAGGGCCAGCGGCGCCGGTTGGCCGGCACGCCCACCTTCTTCGTCAACGGCAAGCCCATCATCGGTGCGCGGCCGCTGAGCGTCTTCGCGGAGACCATCGACGCGGAGCTCCAGCGCTGA